A stretch of Limanda limanda chromosome 7, fLimLim1.1, whole genome shotgun sequence DNA encodes these proteins:
- the usp21 gene encoding ubiquitin carboxyl-terminal hydrolase 21, whose protein sequence is MPGSSGVNVEGSCEALCRTLVSQNGHQRETADISQSVLYTSLMGLLLVADNEKEKVTLGSGRIGLRNIGNTCFLNAVVQCLSHTCGLRDYCLRKSHRQEKFSKEEAMLMEAFSELLSGLWNANEEDTVVNPRQFYNIFKEAVPYFSGYSQQDAQEFLRFLLDKLHTEINRRPYVRRAGKDSEQKYARIRLSEEAVAMWKTHLERDDSRIVDLFSGQLRSSLHCSVCSHYSNTFDVFCDLSLPIPKRSIAGVVTLKECLDLFSQEEKLDKENSPMCERCNRRTECTKRLSIQRFPQVIVIHLNRFTTSRWSISKSTVYVSFPLTNLDLRPYGPVDCGPVLYDLYAICNHTGTVNMGHYTACCSDGNGWCFYNDSSVTPVSENQLQTNQAYVLFYQRSNSSAAIRK, encoded by the exons ATGCCTGGATCCAGTGGGGTCAACGTGGAGGGGTCGTGTGAGGCCCTGTGTCGAACCCTGGTGTCTCAGAACGGCCATCAGAGAGAGACGGCAGACATCTCCCAGTCCGTCCTCTACACCTCCCTGATGGGCTTGCTTCTGGTCGCTGACAACGAG AAAGAGAAGGTCACCTTAGGAAGTGGAAGGATCGGTCTTAGAAACATAGGAAACACA TGTTTCCTGAATGCAGTCGTCCAGTGTTTGTCTCACACATGTGGCCTCAGGGACTACTGCCTCCGCAAGTCCCACAGGCAAGAGAAGTTCTCCAAAGAGGAGGCGATGCTCATGGAGG CTTTCTCTGAGTTGCTGTCAGGCCTTTGGAATGCAAATGAAGAAGACACAGTTGTAAATCCACGACAGTTTTACAATATTTTCAAAGAAGCGGTGCCTTATTTCAGTGGATACAG TCAACAGGATGCTCAGGAGTTTCTCAGGTTCCTGTTGGACAAACTTCACACAGAAATCAACCGCAGGCCGTACGTTCGACGTGCAGGAAAGGACTCCGAACAAAAATATGCCAgaattag ACTTTCAGAAGAGGCAGTTGCCATGTGGAAGACACACTTAGAGAGAGATGACAGCAGGATAGTAG ACCTGTTCTCGGGCCAGCTGCGGAGCTCGCTGCACTGCTCGGTGTGTTCGCACTACTCCAACACCTTCGATGTGTTCTGTGATCTGTCGCTGCCCATCCCCAAGAGGAGCATTGCCGGAGTGGTCACGCTGAAGGAGTGCCTGGATCTCTTctctcaggaggagaaactggaCAAGGAGAATTCACCA atgtGTGAGAGGTGTAACAGGCGTACAGAGTGCACCAAGCGACTGTCCATCCAGAGGTTTCCCCAGGTTATTGTGATCC ATCTGAATCGTTTTACCACTTCCCGGTGGTCTATCAGTAAAAGCACAGTATACGTCTCTTTCCCACTCACTAACTTGGACCTCAGACCCTACGGACCCGTCGACTGTG GCCCAGTTCTGTATGATCTATATGCAATATGTAACCACACTGGGACGGTGAACATGGGACACTACACAGCCTGCTGCTCAGATGGAAATGGTTGGTGCTTCTACAATGACTCCAG TgtgactccagtgtcagagaaccAGCTTCAGACCAATCAAGCCTATGTGCTGTTCTACCAGCGCAGCAACAGCTCCGCCGCCATCAGGAAATAG